The Ruania alba genome window below encodes:
- a CDS encoding serine hydrolase domain-containing protein produces MTGDDLLAPATAAVTAERAGAHAPPGASFAVLEGNERHVAVSGTADLRTGEALTESHVHDLASVSKVLTTLTLRRLFVDGALSATDTLGHVLGTRAGSHADVTLDEVLRHRAGFVEWRPLYLVPGVEEDPAATSLSTPPRYAPGSGRHYSDLGMQALGAVIARTASMPFAAAVRHLLLDPLGASSVTAGAPPDGSPSVAGADGDAIEREMVRSGVPYPVDADADAFHWRTETVRGAVGDGNAFHAFRGAAGHAGWFADADGLLRIAAALADPERYGLGSANSLAATVDAGQGQGVLVRWLPWRGRDRLFLGHGGFTGTFIAAAPATEGAPEVLTVLLTNRLHGRPGPGRGRLVPSETLWRGAMSHADTLLHPTTTGDRP; encoded by the coding sequence ATGACCGGCGACGACCTCCTCGCCCCGGCGACTGCCGCCGTCACCGCTGAGCGTGCGGGTGCCCACGCGCCCCCGGGTGCCTCCTTCGCAGTGCTCGAAGGGAATGAGCGCCACGTCGCGGTCAGTGGCACAGCCGACCTGCGCACCGGTGAGGCATTGACCGAGAGCCATGTGCACGACCTGGCCTCGGTGAGCAAAGTGCTGACCACCCTGACGTTGCGCAGACTGTTCGTTGATGGTGCCTTGTCGGCGACCGACACCCTGGGGCATGTGCTCGGCACCCGGGCGGGTAGCCATGCAGATGTGACCCTGGACGAGGTGTTGCGCCACCGGGCGGGGTTCGTGGAATGGCGGCCGCTCTACCTCGTTCCCGGGGTTGAGGAGGACCCTGCGGCGACGTCGTTGTCGACCCCGCCGCGATATGCGCCCGGCTCCGGGCGGCATTACTCCGACCTCGGTATGCAGGCCCTGGGTGCGGTCATCGCGCGGACGGCGAGTATGCCGTTCGCCGCCGCAGTTCGGCACCTCTTGCTCGATCCGTTGGGTGCGTCATCGGTGACTGCCGGTGCGCCGCCTGATGGGTCGCCAAGCGTGGCCGGGGCCGATGGTGACGCCATCGAACGTGAGATGGTGCGCAGCGGTGTTCCATACCCGGTCGACGCGGACGCCGATGCCTTCCACTGGCGCACGGAGACCGTGCGCGGAGCTGTCGGTGACGGCAACGCGTTCCACGCCTTCCGAGGTGCGGCCGGCCATGCCGGGTGGTTCGCCGACGCTGACGGGCTGCTCCGAATCGCCGCCGCGCTGGCCGATCCGGAACGGTACGGACTCGGTTCCGCCAACTCCCTCGCGGCCACCGTCGATGCGGGCCAAGGCCAGGGAGTGCTGGTGCGGTGGTTGCCGTGGCGGGGCCGGGATCGTCTCTTTCTGGGACACGGTGGGTTCACAGGCACGTTCATCGCGGCTGCACCTGCGACCGAGGGAGCCCCCGAGGTTCTCACCGTCCTGCTCACCAACCGTCTGCACGGCCGACCGGGACCGGGCCGAGGCCGTCTTGTCCCGTCCGAGACGCTCTGGAGAGGGGCAATGTCGCACGCTGACACCCTGCTGCACCCCACGACGACGGGAGACCGACCGTGA
- a CDS encoding mandelate racemase/muconate lactonizing enzyme family protein, whose product MSEIATLRTHPLSVPLRGPFVTAQRTVTTLDTLVVSVTDADGRIGWGEAALSWQVTGESSAGAEAAISGPIAAAVVGLPADDPSEWGAALARSVVRNSAAKAAVDSALWDLAAQAAEMPLHRLLDPTSGSAVVTDMTVAVADDEEVLRDAAQHVEAGFGTLKIKLGLDPERDDRIMRALRAGPAGAAQLRVDANQGWTAEDAIRIIRGWEEDGLDVELVEQPTPADDIDSLAWVTAAVTTPVLADESLWGARDLREIVRLGAADLVNIKLAKCGGITPARELVSLAAASDVGVLVGSMLESAVGISAAAHLAVTLPGVVHDLDAGTWQQTSPVEGGVGYEADQIVLTETAGLGIDALVREPA is encoded by the coding sequence ATGTCCGAGATCGCGACGCTTCGCACCCATCCCCTCAGCGTGCCGCTGCGTGGACCGTTCGTGACCGCCCAGCGCACCGTGACAACACTGGACACGCTCGTGGTCAGTGTGACGGATGCGGATGGACGCATCGGCTGGGGAGAAGCCGCGCTGAGCTGGCAGGTCACCGGCGAGAGTAGCGCCGGCGCTGAGGCGGCGATATCTGGCCCGATCGCGGCCGCCGTCGTGGGACTACCGGCGGACGACCCGTCGGAGTGGGGCGCGGCCCTTGCGCGCTCGGTCGTGCGGAACAGTGCCGCGAAGGCCGCCGTTGACTCCGCACTGTGGGATCTCGCCGCGCAGGCCGCCGAGATGCCGCTGCACCGACTGCTCGACCCCACGTCTGGTTCTGCCGTTGTCACGGATATGACCGTCGCGGTTGCCGACGACGAGGAAGTGCTCCGCGACGCGGCTCAGCATGTGGAGGCGGGTTTCGGCACGCTGAAGATCAAGCTGGGCCTCGACCCGGAGCGAGATGATCGCATCATGCGCGCACTGCGGGCGGGCCCTGCCGGTGCGGCGCAACTGCGGGTGGATGCGAACCAGGGCTGGACGGCTGAGGACGCGATCAGGATCATTCGCGGCTGGGAGGAGGACGGACTCGACGTCGAACTGGTCGAGCAACCCACGCCGGCTGACGATATTGATTCGCTCGCTTGGGTGACCGCCGCCGTCACCACACCGGTACTTGCGGACGAATCACTCTGGGGTGCCCGCGATCTGCGGGAGATCGTACGGTTGGGCGCTGCGGACCTCGTGAACATCAAGCTCGCCAAGTGTGGCGGTATCACGCCGGCCCGGGAGTTGGTGTCGCTCGCTGCTGCCTCGGACGTGGGTGTGCTGGTGGGGTCCATGCTGGAGTCGGCGGTAGGGATCTCAGCCGCTGCCCACCTCGCCGTCACCCTCCCGGGGGTCGTGCACGACCTTGACGCCGGCACGTGGCAGCAGACGTCGCCCGTCGAGGGCGGGGTCGGGTACGAGGCCGACCAGATCGTGCTGACCGAGACCGCTGGCCTCGGGATCGATGCCCTGGTGCGGGAGCCTGCATGA
- a CDS encoding anhydro-N-acetylmuramic acid kinase, producing MRILGLISGTSHDGIDSAVVEFTPEDGGLRADVVARGATPYDEQLRAELVAALPPAPTTLADVTRLDTRIGQAFARAAADAIDQAGPVDLIVSHGQTVYHWVDDARVLGTAQIGQPAWIAEGTGAPVLSDVRIRDITAGGQGAPLASTLDSLVLAGRARAGGPRGRVAALNLGGISNVTVVGDGPPRAWDIGPANALIDAVVHAERLHPAGFDAGGAIAATGEVDTRLLEELLGEPYYAQVPPKSTGKELFHLDYVRDMVGRSGQTTHGADLVATLTALTVRTIADALHHEQLTELFVSGGGVHNRVLMDGLAAGLPGVAVQTTDVLGLGADEKEAVLMALLGWLTWHGVPASVPSATGASAPRLLGSLTPGAGPLRLPEPQSAPDFLRLGTVAREEGE from the coding sequence ATGAGGATCCTCGGGCTGATCTCGGGGACGTCCCACGACGGTATCGACAGTGCCGTCGTGGAGTTCACTCCCGAGGACGGTGGGCTACGTGCGGACGTCGTTGCCCGCGGGGCGACGCCGTACGACGAGCAGTTGCGTGCCGAACTGGTCGCTGCGCTTCCACCGGCACCGACCACGTTGGCGGACGTGACGCGGCTCGACACCCGCATCGGGCAGGCGTTCGCCCGGGCGGCGGCCGACGCGATCGACCAGGCAGGCCCGGTCGACCTCATCGTCTCGCACGGACAGACCGTGTATCACTGGGTCGACGACGCCAGGGTGCTCGGGACCGCGCAGATCGGACAGCCCGCCTGGATCGCCGAGGGCACCGGGGCACCGGTGCTGTCCGACGTGCGCATCCGTGACATCACTGCGGGCGGTCAGGGAGCCCCGTTGGCCTCGACTCTCGACTCGCTCGTACTGGCTGGCCGAGCCCGAGCAGGCGGGCCGCGTGGCCGCGTGGCCGCGTTGAATCTCGGCGGAATCTCGAACGTGACGGTAGTCGGCGACGGCCCCCCGCGCGCCTGGGACATCGGACCTGCCAATGCGCTCATCGATGCCGTCGTCCACGCCGAGCGTTTGCACCCGGCCGGGTTCGATGCCGGCGGTGCGATCGCCGCGACCGGTGAGGTGGACACCAGGCTGCTCGAGGAGCTCCTGGGCGAGCCGTACTACGCGCAGGTGCCTCCCAAGAGCACCGGGAAGGAACTGTTCCACCTCGACTACGTCCGGGACATGGTGGGCCGATCCGGTCAGACGACCCACGGAGCCGACCTTGTTGCCACGCTGACCGCCCTGACGGTGCGCACCATCGCCGACGCGCTCCACCACGAGCAGCTCACCGAGTTGTTCGTCTCCGGCGGGGGTGTCCACAATCGCGTCCTCATGGATGGCCTCGCGGCAGGATTGCCAGGGGTCGCCGTCCAGACCACCGACGTCCTCGGTCTGGGCGCAGACGAGAAGGAAGCCGTGCTGATGGCCCTGCTCGGTTGGCTCACCTGGCACGGTGTGCCGGCCAGCGTTCCCAGCGCTACTGGTGCCTCGGCTCCCCGGCTCCTCGGCTCGCTCACCCCCGGTGCCGGACCGCTGCGTCTCCCGGAACCGCAGTCAGCGCCGGACTTCCTCCGCCTCGGCACGGTCGCTCGCGAAGAAGGCGAGTAG
- the murQ gene encoding N-acetylmuramic acid 6-phosphate etherase: MTTVNLDPLTTEAADLRYSRIDTLGVAELATLMNEADQTVPQAVHDALGQIVPAIEAMTDRMLGGGRLIYVGAGTPGRIGVLDASEIPPTFSTRDRVLGIIAGGPVAIVDAVEGAEDDAQGGAAAIDEAGVGPLDSVVGVAASGRTPFVIGAVRRARQLGALGIGFSCNEKTPLSEIAERAIEVIVGPELISGSTRLKAGTAQKLVLNMFSTIAMVRLGKTYGNLMVELRASNEKLRERATRMVMQLTDATYSAARETLEAADYSVPVAVVSLRRGLVVTDARTALDAADGHLRAALATEVTR, from the coding sequence ATGACCACCGTGAATCTCGACCCGCTCACCACGGAGGCCGCCGACCTGCGGTACTCCCGCATCGACACCCTCGGAGTTGCCGAGCTCGCCACGCTCATGAACGAGGCCGACCAGACTGTGCCACAGGCCGTGCATGACGCGCTCGGCCAGATCGTCCCGGCGATCGAGGCGATGACTGACCGGATGCTCGGCGGAGGGCGATTGATCTACGTCGGGGCAGGCACTCCGGGCAGGATCGGAGTGCTCGATGCCTCGGAGATTCCACCCACCTTCTCCACCCGCGATCGGGTCCTCGGCATCATCGCAGGTGGACCCGTGGCGATCGTCGATGCCGTCGAGGGCGCGGAGGATGATGCTCAGGGCGGTGCTGCAGCGATCGACGAGGCAGGCGTGGGACCGCTCGACTCGGTCGTCGGAGTGGCGGCGAGTGGTCGTACCCCGTTCGTCATCGGCGCGGTCCGGCGCGCTCGGCAGTTGGGCGCTCTGGGGATCGGGTTCTCCTGTAACGAGAAGACGCCGTTGAGCGAGATCGCCGAGCGCGCCATCGAAGTGATCGTCGGTCCGGAGCTCATCAGCGGGTCGACCCGACTGAAGGCTGGGACTGCGCAGAAGCTCGTCCTGAACATGTTCTCGACCATCGCGATGGTCAGGCTGGGCAAGACGTACGGCAACCTCATGGTGGAGTTGCGCGCCTCGAACGAGAAGTTGCGTGAGCGCGCCACCCGGATGGTCATGCAGCTCACTGATGCCACGTACTCGGCCGCCCGGGAGACCCTGGAGGCGGCGGACTACTCCGTACCGGTCGCCGTCGTATCGCTGCGACGCGGACTGGTCGTGACTGATGCTCGAACAGCGCTCGACGCTGCGGACGGACATCTGCGTGCTGCCCTGGCGACGGAGGTGACGCGATGA
- a CDS encoding ABC transporter permease, with translation MSATSTTTTAPARANGLTLRALAHTPSGLIGLVIVTAFLALAVASALGLVGDPAAQEPTARLQAPSAAHWFGTDQFGRDVFARVASGVANSAVVAFIAVGFATVIGGVGGIVSGYLRGVGDTVIGGLTNVLFAFPPLLLALTLASVFTRNWFTVAVAIAVVYTPIFVRVTRGPVLSLREVDYVSAARATGMNAVGIMARHILPNITGILIVQITLSLSWAVLTEAALSFLGFGTPPPAASLGSMVFDAQTLVVAAPWTMVSPGMVLIVLIVGLNLLGDGLRDALDPHRKGR, from the coding sequence ATGAGCGCCACCAGCACCACCACCACAGCGCCCGCCCGGGCGAACGGGCTCACGCTGCGCGCCTTGGCGCACACTCCCAGCGGGCTCATCGGGCTTGTCATCGTGACGGCCTTCCTGGCGCTCGCGGTTGCTTCCGCGCTCGGTCTCGTGGGCGACCCCGCGGCCCAAGAACCGACTGCACGCCTCCAAGCACCGTCGGCAGCTCATTGGTTCGGCACCGACCAGTTCGGACGAGACGTCTTCGCCCGAGTCGCATCGGGCGTGGCGAACTCCGCTGTCGTGGCGTTCATCGCCGTCGGCTTCGCCACCGTGATTGGTGGTGTCGGCGGCATCGTGTCCGGCTACCTGCGCGGGGTCGGGGACACCGTCATCGGCGGTCTCACCAATGTGCTGTTCGCGTTTCCACCGTTGCTGCTCGCCCTGACACTCGCCTCAGTGTTCACCCGGAACTGGTTCACCGTCGCCGTGGCCATCGCAGTGGTCTACACGCCCATCTTCGTCAGGGTCACCCGTGGCCCAGTCCTGTCACTGCGGGAGGTGGACTACGTCAGCGCTGCCCGCGCCACCGGCATGAACGCCGTCGGCATCATGGCGAGGCACATCCTGCCCAACATCACGGGGATCCTCATCGTGCAGATCACGCTGTCGCTCTCCTGGGCCGTGCTCACCGAGGCCGCCCTCAGCTTCCTCGGATTCGGGACGCCCCCGCCCGCCGCGTCCCTCGGCTCGATGGTCTTCGACGCGCAGACCCTGGTGGTGGCCGCCCCGTGGACGATGGTGTCGCCAGGCATGGTGCTCATCGTGCTGATCGTCGGGCTCAACCTGCTGGGCGACGGTTTGCGTGATGCCCTTGACCCCCACCGCAAAGGACGATGA
- a CDS encoding ABC transporter permease yields MLRKVGGAVFTLFGVAVAVFLMLRAIPGDQITAAYGLEAAALSADQRAALEVYYGLDQPLIVQFFTWLGAIFTGNLGFSARAQQSVLEMTAMALPVTIELAVLSIIIAFVIGVPLGMLAAARPHGVRDWFGQAVGLAGLGVPAFLLATTLLALSAQLGGFNPNGLGFARLWEDPLLNLQQMLMPSLVLGFGIAAPIMRTTRTAVLEVQGLDFIRTARAKGVPPRRLRRDHVLRNALVPIVTITGMQFGYLLGGAVVVEQIFSLPGIGRQVLLGINQKEYAVVQSTVLVIALLFVIVNLLTDLLYRRIDPRVRAG; encoded by the coding sequence GTGCTACGCAAGGTCGGTGGCGCCGTGTTCACCCTCTTCGGGGTGGCCGTTGCGGTCTTCCTCATGCTTCGGGCCATTCCTGGAGACCAGATCACGGCCGCCTACGGTCTCGAAGCCGCGGCTCTGTCTGCGGATCAGCGGGCCGCGCTCGAGGTCTACTACGGGCTGGATCAGCCGCTCATCGTGCAGTTCTTCACCTGGCTCGGCGCGATCTTCACGGGGAATCTCGGATTCTCGGCGCGCGCTCAGCAGTCCGTTCTCGAGATGACGGCGATGGCGCTGCCGGTCACCATCGAGTTGGCGGTTCTGTCGATCATCATCGCGTTCGTGATCGGTGTGCCGCTGGGTATGCTCGCTGCCGCACGTCCACATGGCGTGCGCGACTGGTTCGGACAAGCGGTGGGTCTGGCAGGGCTCGGGGTTCCGGCGTTCCTACTCGCCACCACGCTGCTCGCGCTCTCCGCGCAGCTGGGGGGTTTCAACCCGAACGGGCTTGGCTTCGCGCGTCTGTGGGAGGACCCGTTGCTGAACCTGCAGCAGATGCTCATGCCATCCCTCGTGCTGGGGTTCGGCATCGCTGCTCCGATCATGCGCACCACCCGCACCGCGGTCCTTGAGGTGCAAGGACTGGACTTCATTCGCACTGCCCGCGCCAAGGGTGTACCGCCGCGCCGTCTGCGGCGTGACCACGTGCTGCGCAACGCACTCGTGCCGATCGTGACCATCACCGGCATGCAGTTCGGCTATCTGCTCGGCGGCGCCGTCGTCGTCGAGCAGATCTTCTCGTTGCCCGGGATCGGTCGGCAGGTGCTGCTCGGTATCAATCAGAAGGAGTACGCCGTGGTGCAGAGCACCGTACTCGTCATCGCCTTGCTGTTCGTGATCGTGAACCTGCTCACGGATCTGCTCTACCGCAGGATCGACCCGAGAGTGCGTGCCGGATGA
- a CDS encoding ABC transporter substrate-binding protein — translation MSRYPRSRAVSVLALTATGALALAACSSSDTPGGGEDAPQELVVGVTTDVDTLVPWTATQFQAVNVLQNLYGSLTEFDSDLAVVPGLAEEWETSEDGLTVTFHLRDDVTFTDGSEFDAEDVVASYTTIMDEETAAVSAANLASVENIEATDERTVTFTLSAPDASLPSKLAPVTLAILPSDVDLDALESEPVGTGPFALDARTPNESLVLASNPDYWRGAPELDTVEFRVIPDQSAIVSALQAGNVHMSVFDDPLVADTIGGSVTVTETPQLGYHVLQMNARTAPLDDRDVRLAIACAIDRQEVLDTAALGAGEVTGPITSPAFRSDPSARPCPEGDPATAREYLAAAGYEDGLTLSAIVMQDGYATAVAEAENIQAQLAEVGITLEIEALESGSYVDRWIAADFELAVALNGGQPDPDAMYGRYFPSHGNLNTVAGYSSDTLDDLFAQGQAELDPDARVAIYDEISRELENQAAWVWMFTSYNYTATAEGVSGFTPMPNNSLQYLRDTTIQ, via the coding sequence ATGTCTCGATACCCACGGTCGCGTGCTGTCAGCGTGCTTGCGCTGACTGCCACGGGCGCGCTCGCCCTCGCAGCATGTTCGTCAAGTGATACCCCCGGAGGTGGCGAAGATGCGCCGCAGGAGCTCGTCGTCGGTGTGACCACCGATGTGGACACGCTCGTGCCGTGGACTGCGACGCAGTTTCAAGCGGTCAATGTGCTGCAAAACCTCTACGGCTCGCTGACCGAGTTCGACAGCGATCTCGCCGTTGTTCCAGGGCTTGCTGAGGAGTGGGAGACGAGCGAGGACGGTCTGACTGTGACCTTCCACCTTCGGGATGATGTGACGTTCACCGATGGTTCCGAGTTCGATGCCGAGGATGTTGTGGCGTCGTACACGACGATCATGGACGAGGAAACCGCGGCCGTTTCCGCCGCGAACCTTGCCTCGGTGGAGAACATCGAGGCCACCGACGAGCGCACGGTCACCTTCACCCTCAGCGCCCCCGACGCCAGCCTGCCGTCGAAGCTGGCACCGGTGACTTTGGCGATCTTGCCGTCCGACGTCGACCTGGATGCGCTCGAGAGCGAGCCTGTCGGCACCGGTCCGTTCGCGCTCGATGCCCGGACCCCTAACGAGTCCCTCGTGCTCGCGTCGAATCCCGACTACTGGCGCGGAGCGCCTGAGCTCGACACCGTCGAGTTCCGCGTCATCCCCGACCAGTCCGCGATCGTGTCCGCTCTGCAGGCGGGCAACGTGCATATGTCGGTCTTCGACGACCCCTTGGTGGCTGACACCATTGGTGGGTCCGTCACAGTCACCGAGACACCCCAGTTGGGGTACCACGTGCTTCAGATGAACGCGCGGACCGCTCCGCTCGATGATCGCGATGTGCGACTGGCCATTGCCTGCGCGATCGATCGGCAAGAGGTGCTCGACACTGCCGCGCTCGGAGCGGGCGAAGTGACGGGTCCGATCACCTCCCCGGCGTTCCGGTCCGACCCCAGCGCCCGGCCGTGCCCGGAGGGCGATCCTGCGACCGCGCGGGAGTACCTCGCCGCTGCCGGGTACGAGGACGGTCTGACCTTGTCCGCGATCGTGATGCAGGACGGCTACGCGACCGCCGTCGCCGAAGCGGAGAACATTCAGGCACAGCTCGCCGAAGTCGGCATCACCCTCGAGATCGAGGCGCTGGAATCCGGCAGCTACGTCGACCGCTGGATCGCCGCAGACTTCGAGCTCGCGGTAGCACTCAATGGCGGACAACCCGACCCGGATGCCATGTACGGGCGGTACTTCCCCAGTCACGGCAATCTCAACACGGTCGCCGGGTACAGCTCCGACACGCTCGACGACCTCTTCGCGCAGGGGCAGGCGGAACTCGATCCAGACGCACGTGTGGCGATCTATGACGAGATTTCCCGTGAGCTCGAGAACCAGGCCGCCTGGGTGTGGATGTTCACCAGCTACAACTACACGGCCACGGCCGAGGGAGTGTCCGGGTTCACCCCGATGCCGAACAACTCGCTGCAGTACCTGCGCGACACGACCATCCAGTGA
- a CDS encoding MurR/RpiR family transcriptional regulator: MATSSTPAPAAQALMVTIRNAVATMPPAERRLADCLLTDPEGFARRSINEVADWAHTSTTTVVRFYKRIGYSRYKDLRHDLTQESLRARLAVREMPAEASDVARDDTLDQVVAKVARDETLSIGDTAKVLDAQTLADAVDILTNAARIDIFGIGGSAVVGIDLQRKLSRIGRAAIDWPDSHTAWTAAATLGTDAAALAISHSGATTDTIEFLRLARTGGAATIAITNAERSPITQEADVVLRTAARETTFRSGALGSRIAQLMVVDCLFIGVVQADYDSSVQAIRTTYDAVQSRATVRRDSLRPSP, translated from the coding sequence ATGGCTACCTCGAGCACACCAGCGCCTGCGGCCCAGGCCCTGATGGTCACGATCCGCAACGCGGTCGCCACGATGCCTCCTGCGGAGCGGCGTCTCGCTGACTGCCTCCTCACCGATCCCGAAGGATTCGCGCGACGCTCCATCAACGAGGTCGCCGATTGGGCGCACACCTCGACGACGACTGTTGTGCGCTTCTACAAGAGGATCGGGTACTCCCGCTACAAGGATCTTCGCCACGACCTCACGCAGGAGTCACTGCGCGCTCGCCTCGCTGTCCGCGAGATGCCCGCTGAGGCGAGCGACGTCGCCCGAGACGACACACTCGACCAGGTCGTCGCGAAGGTGGCCCGCGATGAGACCCTGTCGATCGGAGACACCGCGAAGGTTCTCGACGCCCAGACCCTCGCAGACGCTGTCGACATCCTCACGAACGCAGCGCGCATCGACATCTTCGGCATCGGCGGAAGCGCGGTGGTCGGTATCGACCTGCAGCGCAAGCTCAGCCGCATCGGACGCGCGGCGATCGACTGGCCTGATTCCCATACTGCCTGGACCGCAGCCGCAACCCTCGGCACGGACGCAGCTGCTCTCGCCATCTCACACTCCGGCGCGACGACAGACACGATCGAGTTCCTTCGGCTCGCACGCACGGGCGGCGCCGCGACCATCGCGATCACCAACGCCGAGCGCTCGCCGATCACCCAGGAGGCTGATGTCGTGCTCCGCACCGCCGCCCGAGAAACCACGTTCCGGTCCGGCGCTCTCGGCAGCAGAATCGCCCAGCTCATGGTCGTGGACTGCCTGTTCATCGGCGTCGTGCAAGCTGACTACGACTCGTCGGTCCAGGCGATCCGCACCACCTACGACGCCGTCCAGTCCCGCGCGACCGTTCGCCGTGACTCGCTGAGGCCGTCGCCCTGA
- a CDS encoding ABC transporter ATP-binding protein gives MHDFPPEVPAYPTRQAGATTTGQFGAAPGRAHRDYPDTRSPARFLIWLLRKQAYAMVGMFLTGTLVFLPGAVGPYFVGRAVDEGIVAGSWDALLTWSLILLGVIAVGAALGVLMHTYAVHGWVSALYRTTKLVTRKTTQMGHVLPQRLPTGEILSVSSSDSDKYGALSEVVGRAAAAFFAYLVVVGLVLSTSVPLGLITLVAAPVLVFVATPLLRPLHRRQATERSRASELTSLATDIVAGLRILRGIGGERTFGANYAKQSQLVRHAGVAAGIWQAAVEAVGTLFSGLFLVTLTWLGVRMVADGELSVGQLISFFGYAVFMVVPIYTFFELVQKWVQSLVSARKTVALLEQEPPWEEPHTPTGLPAEAPLHDEASGFTARPGELTVVVSALPDDTAALADRLGRYLVSEAEPVSTELEEGVKGKRARQTRAEREAARRAQAEKDQEKARRRWGVTVGGVDLSQATLAEVRQRILVSDTASMVFGGTLQQALDPHGRLTRAEAEQAMYVASAEDVFEALPNGWQGHLDERGRGLSGGQRQRLVLARAIAADPDIAVLVEPTSAVDAHTEARIAERLSAHRRGRTTVIMTVSPLVLHHADRVAFLDGGRLAAEGTHTELLESHAGYRRVVVRSMDDDPVEDTPPPLPPPADPSSGDAGTETGDPPLGDPHANRTERTTPTAVVGQEEVRHDGA, from the coding sequence GTGCACGACTTTCCGCCGGAAGTACCCGCGTACCCCACCCGTCAGGCCGGCGCCACCACCACCGGTCAGTTCGGCGCTGCCCCGGGTAGAGCCCACCGCGACTACCCCGACACCCGGAGCCCTGCCCGGTTCCTGATCTGGCTGCTGCGCAAGCAGGCCTACGCGATGGTCGGGATGTTCCTCACCGGTACGCTGGTCTTCCTCCCTGGTGCGGTAGGCCCGTACTTCGTGGGTCGTGCCGTGGACGAGGGCATCGTGGCCGGGTCCTGGGACGCTCTGCTCACCTGGTCGCTGATCCTGCTCGGGGTGATCGCGGTGGGCGCCGCCCTCGGGGTGCTGATGCACACCTATGCGGTGCACGGCTGGGTGAGCGCGTTGTACCGCACCACCAAGCTGGTCACCCGCAAGACGACCCAGATGGGTCATGTGCTCCCCCAGCGGTTGCCCACCGGCGAGATCCTCTCCGTCTCCTCCTCGGACTCGGACAAGTACGGGGCGCTGAGCGAGGTGGTGGGCCGCGCGGCCGCCGCCTTCTTCGCCTACCTGGTGGTGGTGGGTCTGGTGCTAAGCACGTCGGTGCCATTGGGTCTGATCACCCTGGTGGCCGCACCGGTGCTGGTGTTCGTCGCCACTCCCCTGCTCCGCCCGCTGCACCGGCGGCAAGCCACTGAGCGCAGCCGTGCCTCCGAGCTGACCTCCCTGGCCACCGACATCGTCGCGGGCCTGCGGATCCTGCGCGGCATCGGCGGGGAGCGCACCTTCGGCGCGAACTACGCCAAGCAGTCCCAGCTGGTCCGTCATGCCGGAGTGGCGGCCGGGATCTGGCAGGCGGCGGTGGAGGCCGTCGGCACCCTGTTCTCCGGGTTGTTCCTGGTCACGCTGACCTGGCTCGGAGTCCGCATGGTCGCTGACGGCGAGCTCAGCGTGGGCCAGCTGATCAGCTTCTTCGGGTACGCGGTGTTCATGGTGGTGCCGATCTACACCTTCTTCGAACTGGTGCAGAAGTGGGTGCAGTCGCTGGTCTCGGCACGCAAGACCGTGGCCCTGCTCGAGCAGGAACCGCCGTGGGAGGAGCCGCACACACCCACCGGCCTCCCGGCCGAAGCCCCGCTGCACGACGAGGCGTCCGGTTTCACCGCCCGCCCGGGCGAGCTGACCGTGGTGGTCTCCGCCCTGCCGGACGACACCGCGGCCCTGGCGGACCGGCTCGGCCGCTACCTGGTCTCCGAGGCGGAGCCGGTGAGCACCGAGCTGGAGGAGGGCGTGAAGGGCAAGCGCGCCCGGCAGACCCGCGCCGAGCGGGAGGCCGCCCGCCGCGCCCAGGCCGAGAAGGATCAGGAGAAGGCCCGACGGCGGTGGGGCGTCACGGTCGGCGGGGTGGACCTCTCCCAGGCCACCCTGGCCGAGGTACGTCAGCGCATCCTGGTCTCCGACACAGCCAGCATGGTCTTCGGTGGCACGCTGCAGCAGGCGCTCGACCCGCACGGGCGTCTCACCCGCGCCGAGGCGGAGCAGGCGATGTACGTCGCCTCCGCGGAGGACGTCTTCGAGGCACTACCGAACGGATGGCAGGGGCACCTGGATGAGCGAGGCCGCGGGCTCTCCGGTGGGCAGCGGCAACGGCTGGTGCTTGCCCGGGCGATCGCCGCGGACCCGGACATCGCGGTACTCGTGGAACCGACCTCGGCGGTGGACGCGCACACCGAGGCCCGGATCGCCGAGCGGCTCAGTGCCCACCGGCGCGGACGCACCACGGTGATCATGACCGTCTCCCCGCTGGTGCTGCACCATGCCGACCGGGTCGCTTTCCTCGACGGCGGCCGGCTGGCCGCCGAGGGCACGCACACCGAACTGCTCGAGTCCCATGCGGGGTATCGGCGGGTGGTGGTGCGGAGCATGGACGACGATCCGGTGGAGGACACGCCTCCCCCGCTGCCACCACCGGCGGACCCGAGCAGCGGCGACGCCGGCACGGAGACCGGCGATCCACCCCTCGGTGACCCGCACGCGAACAGGACGGAACGGACCACCCCGACGGCCGTCGTCGGGCAGGAGGAGGTGCGCCATGACGGAGCGTGA